The DNA region GGGAGCAAGCGGGACCTCGTCCTCATGACCAACGACGTTTCCCACATCTGGGAGTCCCTCCAGGCCCTGGCCGAGGAGTATCTGCCCACGGTGGAATAGCAAGACCTTCCGAGGCATGAGACCCCGAACCGACCCGCCCGCGCGGGGGGGGCTTCCCTTTGGGGAGCGAGCGCTCTCTTTCGCGCTCCGCCTTCCTCCGCTCTTCGGCCCCAAAGACCGCCTTTTTCCTTGTCCTGCGGGCATTCCCTCGCGTTGACAGCCCCCCCTCCCTGTGCCATACTCACGTCTTTTTGGGGGTTTTCGGTGAGCGGACGCTTTCGCGCTTGGAAAGGGGGGCGCACTTGAAAGTACACGAGTACCAGGCAAAGGAGGTCCTGGGCCGCTACGGCGTGGCGGTTCCCAAGGGGAAGATCGCACTCTCCGCGGAACAGGCTTACGCGGCCGCCAAGGAGATCGGCGGAACGGTCGTGGTGAAGGCCCAGATCCACGCGGGCGGACGCGGCAAGGGCACGTTCACCAGCGGCTTCAAGGGCGGCGTCAAGCTCGCCCAGACGGCCGACGAGGCGGCGGAGTTCGCCAAGAAGATGCTCGGCAACGTCCTCGTGACCCACCAGACGGGCCCCTCCGGCAAGGAGGTCCAGAAGGTGTACGTCACGGAGGCCAGCGACATCGCCAAGGAGTACTACCTGGGCATCGTCCTGGACCGCGCCAAGCAGATGAACGTGATCATGTCCTCCACCGAGGGCGGGGTCGAGATCGAGAAGGTGGCCGCGGAGACGCCGGAGAAGATCCTGAAGACCTGGATCGATCCCCTCGTCGGCATCCAGCCCTTTCACGCCCGGCAGATCGCCTTCGGGCTCGGCTTCAAGGGGGAGGCCTTCAAGGAGTGCGTGAAGCTCGTGACGGCCCTTTACAAGGCCCACGAGGAGACGGACGCGACGCTGACGGAGATCAACCCCCTCATCCTCACGCGCGACGGCCACGTGCTGGCCCTCGACGCCAAGATGAACTTCGACGACAACGCCCTCTACCGCCACCCCGACATCGTGGAGATGCGGGACCTGACCGAGGAGGACGCCCTCGAGATCGAGGCGAGCAAGTACGACCTCAACTACATCCGCCTCGACGGCACCATCGGCTGCATGGTGAACGGCGCCGGCCTCGCCATGGCCACCATGGACGTCATCAAGCTGGAGGGGGGCGAGCCCGCCAACTTCCTCGACGTGGGCGGCGGAGCCACCACCGAGCGCGTGAAGAACGCCTTCAAGATCCTTCTGAGCGACAAGAACGTGAAGGCGGTCCTCATCAACATCTTCGGCGGCATCGTCCGGTGCGACGTGATCGCGGAGGGCGTCATCGCCGCGGCCAAGGAGATCGGCGTCTCCCTTCCGGTGGTGGTCCGCCTCCAGGGGACCAACGTGGACAAGGGCAAGCAGATGCTGGCGGCCTCCGGGCTCAAGTTCGCCGTGGCCGACAACTTGAAGCAGGCGGCCCAGATGGCCGTCGCCTCGGTGAAGTGAGGGGGGCGCCATGAGCATTCTCGTCAACAAGGACACGCGCGTCGTCGTCCAGGGCATCACGGGGAAAGAGGGCTCCTTCCACGCCAAGCAGAGCCTCGAATACGGGACCAAGGTCGTGGCGGGCGTGACGCCGGGCAAGGGCGGCACGGTCTGGGAAGAGAAGGTCCCCATCTACGACACGGTGGCGGATGCCGTGAAGCAGGCCGGGGCCGACGCCTCCCTCATCTTCGTTCCGCCGCCCTTCGCGGCCGATGCCGTGATGGAGGCCGCCGAGGCCGGAGTGAAACTCATCGTGTGCATCACCGAGGGCATTCCCGCCCGCGACGAGGCCCGCATGAAGGCCGCCCTCTCCAAGAGCGGCGCCCGCCTCATCGGCCCCAACTGCCCCGGCGTCATCACACCGGGCGAGTGCAAGATGGGGATCATGCCCGGGTACATCCACAAGCCCGGCCGGGTGGGCGTCATCTCCCGCTCGGGAACGCTCACCTACGAAGCCGTGTGGCAGCTCACCGAGTCGGGCCTGGGCGAGACGACCTGCGTGGGCATCGGCGGGGATCCCGTCCCCGGGACCTCCCACGTGGAGGCCCTCGCCCTCTTCAACGCCGATCCCGCCACCGAAGGCGTGGTGCTCATCGGGGAGATCGGCGGAACTTCGGAAGAGGAGGCGGCGGCCTACATCAAGGCCCACATGAAGAAGCCCGTCGTCGCCTTCATCGCGGGCCAGACGGCCCCTCCGGGACGCCGCATGGGCCACGCGGGGGCCATCATCGCCGGCGGGAAAGGCACGGCGGCGGAGAAGATGGCGGCCCTCACCGAGGCCGGCGCGGTCGTCGTCAAGTCGCCCACGGAAATCGGCGACGCCATGGTCCGGGCCCTCTCGGGAAAACGCTAGCAACCGCGGAGATGGGGGGCCGGGCCCCCCATTTCTCCCTCACGGCGCTCCGGCCGGCGCCCACTTCCGGCCGCATGTGGAGAACAGCGATGCCGACCACGCTCCAGATGACCAGCGGGACCCTATCGGAAGGCAAGGACGTGGGGTCGCCGCGCCTGATGAACATCCCCAAGGACAAGCTGGCGGTGGCGGGCCGCGGGCGGAAGGTGAAGAAGGACCTCACCATCACCGTCATCCCCGGCCACTGCAAGGGGGCGCTCTGCAACATCTGCGTCAACTATTGTCCGGAGAAGGTCCTCGGTATGGGATTCCGGCACGTCGAAGTGGTGGACGCCGACGCATGCACCAAGTGCATGCTGTGCGAGATCCGCTGCCCCGACTTCGCCATTTTCGTGGATTGAGGCCGAAACCATGAGCACGTCCAACGTGAAGTTTCTCGCCGGCAACGAGGCCAGCGTCGAGGGCGCCCTCGCCGCGGGCTGCCGTTTCTTCGCCGGCTACCCCATCTCCCCGTCCTCGGAGATCGCCGAGAGGATGTCGGGGCGGCTTCCCAAGATCGGCGGCCGCTTCATTCAGATGGAGGACGAGATCGCCTCCATGGGCGCCATCATCGGGGCGAGCCTGACGGGGCTGAAGGCCATGACCGCCACCTCGGGCCCCGGCTTCTCGCTCATGCAGGAGAACATCGGGTACGCCATGATGGCCGAGGTCCCCTGCGTCATCGTCAACGTCATGAGGGGCGGACCCTCCACCGGGAACCCCACGGGGCCTTCCCAATCCGACGTCCTCCAGAGCCGGTGGGGCACCCACGGCGACCACCCGGCCATCGTCCTGTCCCCCTCCACCATCCGGGAGGTCTTCGACGCGACGGTGCACTGCTTCAACTTCGCCGAACTCATGCGGACGCCCACGGTCCTCGCCATGGACGAGATCGTGGCCCACATGCGCGAAAAGATCGTCATCCCTCCGCCCTCGGAGATCCGGGTGATGGACCGGCGCCGGCCGAATCTGGCCCCCGGCCAGCCGTACAGGCCCTACGAGCCCGAGGCGGACCTCGTGCCCCTGTGGCTGAACTACGGGGAGGGCCACCGGTACCACGTCACGGGGCTCGATCACGATGAGACGGGCTTCCCCTGCCTCGGCACGGAGGTCATGGAGAACCTCCACCGGCGCCTGGTGGACAAGGTGGAGAAGAACCGGAAAGACCTCCTCCTCTACGAGAACTTCCTCACGGAGGACGCGGAAGTCCTCGTCGTGGCCTACGGCTCCACGGCCCGGTCGGCCAAGCGCGCCGTTTCCCAGGCTCGGGAGCGGGGCGTCAAGGCCGGCCTCTTCCGGCCCATCACCCTGTACCCGCTGCCCGACGTGGAGATCGCCGCCGCCGCCGCCCGGGCGCGCCGCGTCGTGGTGCCCGAAATGAACCTCGGACAGTACCGCCTCGAGGTGGAACGCATCCTCGGCAAGGCGGTGCCCGTCGTGGGGGTCCACCGGGTCAACGGTGAACCCATCGCGCCCGCCCTCATCCTTCCCGCCATCCTGGGAGACTGAGCCATGTCCATGGACTATTTCCAGTACCTGCGCAAGGAGCGGATGCCCCACATCTGGTGCCCCGGGTGCGGCCACGGCACCATCATGAAGTCCATCCTGAGGGCGATTGACAAACTCAAGTGGAACAAGGACGAGGTGGTGGTCGTCTCGGGGATCGGGTGCTCCAGCCGGACTCCGGGATACCTCGACTTCAACACCCTCCACACGACCCACGGCAGGGCCCTCGCCTTCGCCACGGGCGTCAAGCACGCCAATCCCAAACTCCACGTGGTCGTGGTCTCGGGGGACGGCGACGCCATGGCCATCGGCGGAAACCACTTCATCCACGCCTGCCGCCGGAACATCGAGATCTCCCTCATCGTCTTCAACAACAACATCTACGGCATGACGGGCGGACAGGCCTCCCCCACGACCTTCACCGGCTCCAAGGGGACGACCGCGCCCTACGGAGCCATCGAACAGCCCTTCGACGTGTGCGCCCTGGCCCAAGGATCGGGCGCCACCTTCGTGGCCCGGGCCCTGGACCTGGACGCCGTCGCCATGGACCGCATCATTCTGGCCTCCCTGCAGAACAAGGGGTTCTCGGTGGTGGACGCCTGGTCCCAATGCACCACGTACTTCGGACGCCAGAACAAGTGGGGCGACGCGTCGGAGATGATGGACCGGTACAAGGCTCTGACCTACAACGTCAAGCTCGCGGACAAGATGAGCGCCGAGGAGAAGGCGGGGAAGTACCCCGTGGGGATTCTCCATCAGATCCAGCGGCCCGAGTTCTGCGAGGAATACGACAAGCTCTGCGCGCGCGTGCAGGCCAAGTGAGGAGCGGATCCCATGGGAAAGCGCTATGAAATCCGACTGGCGGGATCGGGCGGCCAGGGCCTCGTTCTCGGGGGCGTCATCCTCGCCGAAGCCGCCATCCTGGAGGGGAAAAACGCCTGCCAGTCCCAGTCCTACGGCCCCGAATCCCGGGGCGGCGCCAGCAAGAGCGAGGTGATCCTCTCGGACGAGGAGATCGACTATCCGAAGGCCACGAGCATCGACCTGCTCCTGTGCATGACCGAGGCCGCCGCCGACAAGTACATCAAGGACGCCCCCGAATCGTGCATCGTCATCGCCGACGCCGACCTCGTGCCCGGCGATATTCCTCCCAAGTACCGCCACGTGAAGGCGCCCATCACCCGCCTGGCCCGCGAGACCGTTGGGCGGGAGTTCGTGGCCAACATCGTGGCCCTGGCCCTCATCGCCGAACTGACCAAGGTGGTCTCGGTGGAGTCCCTCGAAAAGGCCGTTCTGGCCCGCGTGCCCAAGGGCACCGAGGAGCTCAACAAGAAGGCCATCCGCGTGGGACAAGAGGCGGCCCGGGAGCACGGGGCCGCCCTCCTGGCCCAGTGAGGTGAGGACCCGATGGCCGAGCGAACCCTGACCATCCTCAAGCCCGACGTCATGGCCAAGCGGGTCGAGGGCCACGTCCTCCAGCGCCTCCTCGACGAGGGCTTCGAGATCGTGGGTCTCCGCTTGAAGCGGCTTTCGGAATCCGAAGCGGCGGGCTTCTACGCCGTGCACAGAGAGCGGCCCTTCTACCCGGAGCTGGTTCGTTTCATGACTTCTGGACCGGTCCTGGTGGCGTGCCTCGAACGGGACAACGCCGTGGCGCACCTGCGGGCGGTCATGGGCCCCACGGATTCGGGCAAGGCCCCCAAGGACACCATCCGAGGCCGGTTTGGCACGGACGTCCAGGCCAACGCCATCCACGGCTCCGATTCGCCGGAGAACGCCGAGAAGGAAATCCGCTTCTTCTTTCCCGGCGGCAAGTTCGACTGAACCCGGGAAGCCTTTTCCCGGGCGCGCGTTTGGTTCATTCTAGAGGGGACGCTCCCGGCGTCCCCTCTGTGTGTATGACGATGGATCGATATCCGGATGGGGACCATTTTCAGCCCGTTGCGCCGCCCGAAGGGGCGGGGGGCTTCACCGTGGCCGTGGGAGGGCTGTCGGTGGGCTTCGAGGGCGTTCCCTCCGCGGTTCTGGAGGCCTGCCGGGACCATTATCGGCCCTTCCTGTCCGACGCGGCCCCCCAGGTCACCTTCCGTCTGGGCCCCGGGTGGGAGGGCTACCTGGACCTTCCTCCCGACGGGTACCTCCGCCTGGAGGAGCGCCCCCTCGGCCCGGGTCGCCTTCTCGTTTCACACACCTTCGCCGCCCGGTGGAGCGGCGCCTCGGGAGAGCTCCGCTCGGCTTCCCTGGAGAACTTCGAAACGCTCAAGGCGGGGATCGAGAACACCCTCCGGTGGGTCGTGGCGGACCTCGCCCTCGAAAGCGAGGGCTTCGTGCTTCACGCCTCGGGCCTCGTCCGGGACGGCCGGGCCTACCTCTTCTTCGGCCACTCCGGAGCGGGAAAATCCACGGTGGCCTCCCTCAGCCCGGACTGCCTCCTCCTCTCCGACGACCTCGTGCTCCTCCTTCGAAAGAAGGGAGCGTGGATGGCCGCCACCACCCCCTTCGCCGGCACCCTGCCCCAGACCCACAAGCAGGCCGGACTCTATCCGCTGGCGGCCCTCTACCGGCTGGTCCAGGCGCCCGAGGACTTCGTCCGGCCCCTCTCCCTGGCCGAAGCCGCGGGACGCGTCCTCTCCTGCTGCCCCTTCGTCACCGATCCCCCGGCCCGCCAGGACCGCCTCTTCCCCCTCGTGGAGGCGTGCTGCAGGGCCGTGCCCGTCCGCGCCCTCCATTTCACCAAGAGCCGCACTTTCTGGGCCCTCGCGGCCCCCGAGGCGAACCCATGACCGAGCATCCGACCCTCCGCCGCAACCCCGACGTTTCCTGGCGCACCATCGAGGGCCAGAGCGTCCTCGTCTTCAACCGCGAAGGCGAGGTCCAGGTGCTGAACGAGATCGGCACCTACGTTTGGGAACACCTGGAGGAGGGCGCCGAGGCCCTCGCGCGGAATATTTCGGAGAAGTACGAAGTTGAGTTCGGCGAGGCCCGTAGGGATGTGGCCGAGTTTCTGCAAGACCTGCGCCGAAGCGGCGCACTCCTGGAAGGGTGAGGGATGGAACGCAGGGATATGCCGCTCCTGGCCAAGATCTTGAATCGCGCCATCGAGTCGGCGCACCCCTACAACGCCTCCATCGAATTGACCTACACCTGCAACCTCGCTTGCCGCTTTTGCTACAACCCCGTCCAGAGGAAGAACCAGGCCCGAACGGCCCCTCCCCCCGAGCCCAAGGCGCCTCCCCTCTCCTTCGAGGAGATCGTTGGAGTGATGGACCAGCTCAAGGAGATGAACGTCCTCTACCTGACCCTGACGGGA from Acidobacteriota bacterium includes:
- a CDS encoding 2-oxoacid:ferredoxin oxidoreductase subunit beta encodes the protein MSMDYFQYLRKERMPHIWCPGCGHGTIMKSILRAIDKLKWNKDEVVVVSGIGCSSRTPGYLDFNTLHTTHGRALAFATGVKHANPKLHVVVVSGDGDAMAIGGNHFIHACRRNIEISLIVFNNNIYGMTGGQASPTTFTGSKGTTAPYGAIEQPFDVCALAQGSGATFVARALDLDAVAMDRIILASLQNKGFSVVDAWSQCTTYFGRQNKWGDASEMMDRYKALTYNVKLADKMSAEEKAGKYPVGILHQIQRPEFCEEYDKLCARVQAK
- the ndk gene encoding nucleoside-diphosphate kinase — encoded protein: MAERTLTILKPDVMAKRVEGHVLQRLLDEGFEIVGLRLKRLSESEAAGFYAVHRERPFYPELVRFMTSGPVLVACLERDNAVAHLRAVMGPTDSGKAPKDTIRGRFGTDVQANAIHGSDSPENAEKEIRFFFPGGKFD
- the sucD gene encoding succinate--CoA ligase subunit alpha, producing the protein MSILVNKDTRVVVQGITGKEGSFHAKQSLEYGTKVVAGVTPGKGGTVWEEKVPIYDTVADAVKQAGADASLIFVPPPFAADAVMEAAEAGVKLIVCITEGIPARDEARMKAALSKSGARLIGPNCPGVITPGECKMGIMPGYIHKPGRVGVISRSGTLTYEAVWQLTESGLGETTCVGIGGDPVPGTSHVEALALFNADPATEGVVLIGEIGGTSEEEAAAYIKAHMKKPVVAFIAGQTAPPGRRMGHAGAIIAGGKGTAAEKMAALTEAGAVVVKSPTEIGDAMVRALSGKR
- a CDS encoding 2-oxoacid:acceptor oxidoreductase subunit alpha gives rise to the protein MSTSNVKFLAGNEASVEGALAAGCRFFAGYPISPSSEIAERMSGRLPKIGGRFIQMEDEIASMGAIIGASLTGLKAMTATSGPGFSLMQENIGYAMMAEVPCVIVNVMRGGPSTGNPTGPSQSDVLQSRWGTHGDHPAIVLSPSTIREVFDATVHCFNFAELMRTPTVLAMDEIVAHMREKIVIPPPSEIRVMDRRRPNLAPGQPYRPYEPEADLVPLWLNYGEGHRYHVTGLDHDETGFPCLGTEVMENLHRRLVDKVEKNRKDLLLYENFLTEDAEVLVVAYGSTARSAKRAVSQARERGVKAGLFRPITLYPLPDVEIAAAAARARRVVVPEMNLGQYRLEVERILGKAVPVVGVHRVNGEPIAPALILPAILGD
- a CDS encoding 2-oxoacid:acceptor oxidoreductase family protein gives rise to the protein MGKRYEIRLAGSGGQGLVLGGVILAEAAILEGKNACQSQSYGPESRGGASKSEVILSDEEIDYPKATSIDLLLCMTEAAADKYIKDAPESCIVIADADLVPGDIPPKYRHVKAPITRLARETVGREFVANIVALALIAELTKVVSVESLEKAVLARVPKGTEELNKKAIRVGQEAAREHGAALLAQ
- a CDS encoding PqqD family protein, which gives rise to MTEHPTLRRNPDVSWRTIEGQSVLVFNREGEVQVLNEIGTYVWEHLEEGAEALARNISEKYEVEFGEARRDVAEFLQDLRRSGALLEG
- a CDS encoding 4Fe-4S binding protein, translating into MNIPKDKLAVAGRGRKVKKDLTITVIPGHCKGALCNICVNYCPEKVLGMGFRHVEVVDADACTKCMLCEIRCPDFAIFVD
- the sucC gene encoding ADP-forming succinate--CoA ligase subunit beta, whose protein sequence is MKVHEYQAKEVLGRYGVAVPKGKIALSAEQAYAAAKEIGGTVVVKAQIHAGGRGKGTFTSGFKGGVKLAQTADEAAEFAKKMLGNVLVTHQTGPSGKEVQKVYVTEASDIAKEYYLGIVLDRAKQMNVIMSSTEGGVEIEKVAAETPEKILKTWIDPLVGIQPFHARQIAFGLGFKGEAFKECVKLVTALYKAHEETDATLTEINPLILTRDGHVLALDAKMNFDDNALYRHPDIVEMRDLTEEDALEIEASKYDLNYIRLDGTIGCMVNGAGLAMATMDVIKLEGGEPANFLDVGGGATTERVKNAFKILLSDKNVKAVLINIFGGIVRCDVIAEGVIAAAKEIGVSLPVVVRLQGTNVDKGKQMLAASGLKFAVADNLKQAAQMAVASVK